The DNA sequence CTGTGACACTATACCCAAAGCTTTCAAGTAAAGCCTCCGTAATCTCTAAGTTTGATAACTCATCATCGATAACCATGATTTTTCCAACACCACGTGGCACGGATTCTTCATTAACAAACTCTTCAATTCCATGATTAATTGGCAAATATAGCGTAAACGTCGTTCCCTTTCCAACAACAGAGTCAAGCTCAATAGCTCCGTTATGATTACGTAGTGTTTCAACGACACTTGCTAGACCCATTCCCGTTCCTTTGCCTACATCTTTTGTTGTAAAGAATGGCTTAAAAATCTTAGACATTAAGCTAGCATCAATCCCACAGCCTGTATCTCTAATTTTTAAAATAGCGTAGTCATTGGGCGTAATATTCGTATTTAATAAATTACCAGGAATCTCTTCTAGTTGATCGTGAGTCAACGTTAATTCAATGCAACCTTGGCCTTTAATAGCATCCCGTGCATTAATACATAAATTTAAAATTGCATTATTTAATTGAGATTCATCACCTAATACATAATATTCATCTGGCTCAATATTTAGTTCAATCTTAATTCGACGATCGATTGTATGTTTTAACATATTGACCGTATCTTTAACAATCTGTACTAAATCAAGATTCATACGTTTATTTTCCGGTTTATGTGAAAAGGCTAATAATTGGCGGGTTAACTCTGTCGAATGACGGACTGAACGTTCTATCCCATCCATATAACGCAACAGTGTTTCATCCTCTGTCATTGTTTTCATTAATGCCACATAACCTAAAATTCCATTTAATTGATTATTAAAATCATGACTAACTCCACTTGTCAACTGCCCTAATGCTTGTAACTTTTGAAGTTGTCCATCAATCAAATCATGTTTTTTCTTAAATGATAAATCGAGTAATAGTCCTCGAACACGTACCTCACCTTTATTATCAATTACTTTCTCACATTTTAGCACGAGTGTTTCCCAAGGTTTATGTTTATGACGAATTAATAAATCTTGAGTTAACTCAGTATCCGGACTCAATAAAAAAGTATCAATGATTTCATTTATGGATTCATTATTAAATAAACTCTGTGAATTTTGAGTTTCTGAATCAAATTCTAATAACTGCTCAATCATATCACTCACGTACCAAATACATTCACTGACCCGATATTCAAAGAATCCGTAAGCTAAATGAAGTAATTGTAAATACCAATTGCTCGATCCAATTTCTACTTCTAATTGAGAATTAAATTCTAACCTATCAATCTCCACCACTCTCATATGTTCCATTCTGTTCTACAACAGATACCCCACTTTCTCTTAAATCTGTTCATCAATATAAATATCCCCTAAATTAGGAAATTTTATACCACATTTACAATTACCTTATTTTACTATATTCAATCCTATTATATGTTTTTTAGTCCTAACATTCAATCCCTTCTGTGTAAACGCTAGATAAATTAACCATTTTGTTCATATTGCTAATGTCCGACTTTCACCTAAATGCATATACTAGAATATATAAGAAACAGTAACCTTTGCACACCGCAAAAAATTTTACTGCTTCTAGCGTCAGTCTGCGTTAAAGACATTTTATGATTTTAAGCCTGATACAGTAAATGTATGCTATTAATTTTTTCTATTATAGACATTAGTAGTTTATATAAGGAGGACACTATGAAAAAAAAACAACTCTCCACTCATAGACAGTCCCAGTCACCTAAACGAAAATCACGTCAAACGGAATCCTCTGAAGAACTAATGCATAACTTCATTGGACTCTTAACAGAAAAAGTCGATCAAATGCAATCGATGATTGGTGATATTCCTC is a window from the Turicibacter bilis genome containing:
- a CDS encoding response regulator, whose product is MEHMRVVEIDRLEFNSQLEVEIGSSNWYLQLLHLAYGFFEYRVSECIWYVSDMIEQLLEFDSETQNSQSLFNNESINEIIDTFLLSPDTELTQDLLIRHKHKPWETLVLKCEKVIDNKGEVRVRGLLLDLSFKKKHDLIDGQLQKLQALGQLTSGVSHDFNNQLNGILGYVALMKTMTEDETLLRYMDGIERSVRHSTELTRQLLAFSHKPENKRMNLDLVQIVKDTVNMLKHTIDRRIKIELNIEPDEYYVLGDESQLNNAILNLCINARDAIKGQGCIELTLTHDQLEEIPGNLLNTNITPNDYAILKIRDTGCGIDASLMSKIFKPFFTTKDVGKGTGMGLASVVETLRNHNGAIELDSVVGKGTTFTLYLPINHGIEEFVNEESVPRGVGKIMVIDDELSNLEITEALLESFGYSVTAFSDPKRAIKHYAKTFSQYDCILLDVIMPGMSGVDVFKAIKLINTDAKVILLTGVSQCLELDFILRHGVDAYVPKPVDHYTLSNGVYRILNCKPLEVKPIKAEQLIELSSMLNIAYALERIAGNTRLYLRIAHNFRKHFYMVVEQLPQLIESNMDEAIRTVHTIKGLAGQLGADELYEYSRELETALKEDEAHEDILSIFMEEFMEVMDELAHIEGWKVG